From Anastrepha obliqua isolate idAnaObli1 chromosome 3, idAnaObli1_1.0, whole genome shotgun sequence:
CGCAAATCACCTACCTTCATTAGAAATGccgatattttcagtttgggcagcattttatttgattatttgcaCTTTTTCCCGAAAATTTAACAGTTTACAATGTAAAAAATGGTATGCGTTGGCAAATTTGGGCCGCAAATTTTAGGgcagtgaaaataatgaaaaagaatgGGAAGGTATGACAGTATTGACCAGAGTGCTGCCAAACTATTGTAATTTGTGGTGTGGTCAAAACAAAACTGATAGCCAGCCAAGTGGGGTACAGAAATGCACGTACCATGGCGAATCCTTAAAAGGTGCTTTCGGTAtagtaattgattttttttcttgcaattttgttttttgcttgatgTGTATATTAGATAGCTAGAATTCTACCTGCTAggcaatactgctgtttccgtggcgccgcaatttaatggcggattcttatagaactcgacaaaagaaaacgaaatgaaggagtaaaattttttgatatctcgcttagttttcgagatattgaataaaaaaggtctcaaaatgccctttggaacttcactataatttgccacattacactatatattttttaacacttcactaaaattcacgaaatatacactcacatgcgtgtttttatttatttttatccttatatttgaattatttttattaaaatcaaatgcaaatgcatttgtccatacagtcactttccaattttaaacgcgaataagaagaagattggaatgacaacagtatggtgttgccggctgcctgcaaatgaaacaaaaatatgaacaaaaattaagtatttaagtgtagtgttaatgttggggatgggggttattgtgcctccttactacatacacgcatatgatgttttaattttgggttcaatggttttaacacggaatgaagttctacgcaaaaatactgtggattgcgtagccggagttggactgaggagggttatttttttgaagtgcggccgaaggccgcccacgcaaaaatgtgttctacgcaaaaatactgtggattgcgtagccggagttggactgatgagggttattttttgaagcgcggccgaaggccgcccacgcgaaaagaagttctacccaaaaatactgtgttaattaatttaattttaattactttattattttttgagatacgcttaatatcattgtttttaagtttgaatgagttgtatgtttttattttcaaaattatttctcaacttaaaattagagcaaaaaatactgcagttttacaatgaaccttctactgaacatctctgcatacgaacttcgtttttatttcaggtgtatggcaacaccaccttttcgctaaattagagaactttaacattaaattacttgaaaactaagcgagatatcaaaaaattttacttcttcatttcgttttcttttgtggagttctataagaatccgccattaaattgcggcaccacggaaacagcagtattgccaTATTGCAAACGAGGATATGAAATAAATTAGAACAGCTTTTAAATCAGAGATAAATTTCTTGCTAAATGGAGTTTCTGCAAAGCTCTTGAAATACGCCAATTTTCAGTTGAAATATCATCTTCTTGAAAATATATTACAAGTTATTTACCTTATTTTTAGTATCCCGAATGAATTGTCGAAAACAAATCTTGCGGAAGATGTAACAAATTGCTTATATTTCTATGTTCTCTGCTGATACTAATCTAAATAACTCAACGAATCACGCTAAATGTCAATgaagtatgaaaaaattaatttctttaaaacttgaACACTCGACTAGGCCGACGGAAAAATATTGCGCCGCGATGTATAACTTATACAGATTTAAATGTATTAAGTTTATGCAATTAGGTGACTTGaatgttaaaataatttaatttaatttaataatttcggtCAGAATGTAAGCAAGGCAAATTATTTTGACAACCAAATCACtaaaatgacagaaaaaaaattggatgtatAGAACTCTACAAATTTACATGCAAATTAttgtattaataataataataacaaatcaGATATTCTAGTAATATCACCGTGTTGGGGATTCGCCttgatttctaaaaaaataaaatttcaaacaagaATGGATTGTTGGAAATCattttgctttaatatttttattttgaatgaacGAATACAGTGGAGAGTTGCATTTCATCTTAGGATCTTTTGTGCCCTTTTTTATTATCAAACTTATCAATTATGTTAGCTCTTTGAGAACTCTAGATATAATTTGTAATGTCGCCTGTGTTTTATTAATAGTAGGAAAGCGACTCTGTGTGCATTGGAACAGCTGACAATTTCACTTTGTTTGCATTCCTTTGTTTTTCTGACTCAcaattcacttaattttcataattagcTATAATATCTATAAATTTAAGGGAAATTCGCAAATTAATATACGGTACAAGTAGAAAATTGCAATTAACTGTTgtgttacaaaaaatattaattggcaTTTTCAAATCTAGTGAAAGTGCGAGTTTTGTGGGTTTGTTGTTCGAGTTTGTGGGTATACATCGATTTTAACaagaaataatgattttttgctcttcaaattatcaaattgtttaaaaaggcaatataacaataataatgcAGAATTATAGTGAAAAGTCCGCCAaagtggcaattctgcttacaCTTATTGCATTAAGCAGATGCAGTGATATTACACAGCAGGTATTTGGTGATGTAAAAGAAGGCATTGTCGCTGCATTTGGCGATTTTAATTCGGACGAGTTAACAGATGTTTTTATAATAAGGGACCAAATGAGTACATTAGAGATTTTATATGGTAATTTTACATATCATTTGCACTTAGTTTATAATTAAACAAGTGATGTTTTTTAAGGTGCTTATACGGAGCCTCTTCTACGACATGGACCTTATTGTACATATGATGATCATGAAATCACTAGTGTAGTACCAGGAGATTTTGATGGTGACGCATTGATGGATGTGCTTGTTACGTTACGTCCAAAAGAAAATGgtgcagaaaatatttataatgtgCATGTAAACTGGGGTGGTCCAGATGGCATAAATTGCTCTGACGTGAAAAATCCAATTTTACGCACAAAAGGCGAACCTTTGGCACTTGATTTTAATCGTGATATGATTATTGATCTTTTTGGACTCGATGAAAATGGTGAACGCGCCTTTTGGTTATTCAATACATTGCGAAAATCTCCAGAAAAACGCAATCAAGCACCACCAGGTGAATCAGGATCATATCGAGACTCTATTCGCATTCCCAACGCAAATGCGTATTTGGACTTCAATGACGACTTTACTGCTGATCTTATTGTGCAGACAAATAAAAGTTATGAGGTGTGGTATGGCCGCACTGAAGATAAAAAGGAAGACTTCAGCTATAATCATAGCATTGACTTGTCCGTCATTGGCAACCCCGATTTCACTGTCGGACAAGCCGTATTCGCTGATTTTGAGTTAGAGGGAGTAGAGAATATTATCTTGCCTGTATGCTTTCGAAAAGATTGTTCCAATTCGACAGTTCTAGTGTATGATGGTAAAAATTTCCGCGATGTACATGTAAACTTTAAAGATCCTCAAGGTGTATTATGGGGGTTTGTGAACCCAATAGAATCAGATGTTTACCTGAAAACAATCACAGCACGCAGCGGAGACTTCAATATGGATGGTTATCCAGATTTGATTGTAACGCTACAAACAGTTGGCGGACCAAAGCATATGCAAACTTTCCTCTTAGAAAATGTGCCATGTAAAATGTgtagcaagcccctaaaacgcACTTTTGAAGTGAAGTGGAGCGGTTTAAGCCCAATGGGAAATGAAACTGTTGCAGGCGCATTTTATGATTTCTATCAAGATGGTATGTACGTTTGATATACTAGATTCTAATAAATTTACTAACACTATTTTAAAGGTGTCTTGGATGTTATACTTATTGAAAAAACCAAGCAAGGAAAATACCGTCCACTAGCATTCCGCAACACACTCGACTACGACGCGAACTTTGTCAAAGTTATCGTCCTTACTGGACTTATTAACAGCAAAAATCCTACACAAACCACACCCCTAGGTAGAAAGCGACGAACTTATGGCACCAACTTGCCGGGTCCACGTATTACCTATTCTACTATCACCCAGGAGGGTGATAAACAACAGGGTTCAAGCGTACAGCTTCCGCAATCTGCATACTTCGCACTGCAGCTGCCATACACAATTTTCGGACTGGGACGAACGCCCAATTTCGTAGACTCTCTCACAGTTGGTCTAGGCAGTAAATCACGCACTTGGACTCAGGTTATACCAAACTCACAAATAATCGTTGTGCCAAAACCCGTTAGTGAGCCACAGTACTGGAAGGCACAACTTTTTGTAACACCCAGTAAATTGATTCTAATGAGTGTGGTGGCATTGGGTGGTACATGCCTGGTCATAGTGCTCATTATACTTGTTCTGTACATCAAGGAAAAGCGTGAGGATAAGCAGGAGAAGCTGCAGGAGGCGCATCGGTTCCATTTTGATGCAATGTAAAAAaactttgcatacaaaaaaaaattatgtatgtgcTCGTTGgaaaacatacatattatatttagttaTTCGATATTTAATAACGCTCACTGTTGTgttgatattttatttgacaAGCGAATTTTTGTGTACTTCattataaatcaaataaaaatatatatatatacatatatatttttaaactaacTCCTTTGAAAAAGGTGCAATTTCATaacatttaatataataaaaaatccaaggcgcatttattaaaggtggtggcaatagaccaacaacaatgttttgta
This genomic window contains:
- the LOC129241134 gene encoding T-cell immunomodulatory protein produces the protein MQNYSEKSAKVAILLTLIALSRCSDITQQVFGDVKEGIVAAFGDFNSDELTDVFIIRDQMSTLEILYGAYTEPLLRHGPYCTYDDHEITSVVPGDFDGDALMDVLVTLRPKENGAENIYNVHVNWGGPDGINCSDVKNPILRTKGEPLALDFNRDMIIDLFGLDENGERAFWLFNTLRKSPEKRNQAPPGESGSYRDSIRIPNANAYLDFNDDFTADLIVQTNKSYEVWYGRTEDKKEDFSYNHSIDLSVIGNPDFTVGQAVFADFELEGVENIILPVCFRKDCSNSTVLVYDGKNFRDVHVNFKDPQGVLWGFVNPIESDVYLKTITARSGDFNMDGYPDLIVTLQTVGGPKHMQTFLLENVPCKMCSKPLKRTFEVKWSGLSPMGNETVAGAFYDFYQDGVLDVILIEKTKQGKYRPLAFRNTLDYDANFVKVIVLTGLINSKNPTQTTPLGRKRRTYGTNLPGPRITYSTITQEGDKQQGSSVQLPQSAYFALQLPYTIFGLGRTPNFVDSLTVGLGSKSRTWTQVIPNSQIIVVPKPVSEPQYWKAQLFVTPSKLILMSVVALGGTCLVIVLIILVLYIKEKREDKQEKLQEAHRFHFDAM